Proteins from one Ipomoea triloba cultivar NCNSP0323 chromosome 1, ASM357664v1 genomic window:
- the LOC116010693 gene encoding uncharacterized protein LOC116010693 — MLKKILEGYSLCMVMVELVKFFCGELFSTHFRSRSDIVLNVASSGIASLLLPGGHTAHSRFAIPIAINEDSTCNIKQGSPLAQLIVECKLIIWDEAPMMHKHCFEALDKTMRNLLRFKNPCSLDMTFGGKTVVFGGDFRQILLVIPKGARQDIVGASINSSYLWKNCKIFRLTKNLRLQHSQDATGYRELEDFVTWIAVVGDGDIGKATDVDFEISIPQKHLLDSGDDPITTIVENTFPMFRTTPNEENFLENRAILAPTLDVVDNINEYMNNLNEAEGRTYLSCNSVCKSDANIDMLSDLHTPEFLNGIKCSGVPNHSLTLKVGSPVMLLRNIDHSLGLCNGTRLIITRLTRVLLKLKSCVGLM; from the coding sequence ATGTTGAAGAAAATTCTGGAGGGTTATTCTCTGTGTATGGTTATGGTGGAACTGGTAAAATTTTTTTGTGGCGAGCTCTTTTCTACACATTTTAGATCTAGAAGTGatattgttctaaatgttgcGTCAAGCGGTATAGCATCGTTGTTATTACCGGGAGGTCATACAGCTCACTCTAGATTTGCCATTCCAATTGCCATCAATGAGGACTCAACATGCAACATTAAACAAGGTAGTCCTTTGGCACAGTTAATTGTTGAGTGCAAGCttataatatgggatgaagctcCAATGATGCATAAGCATTGCTTTGAAGCTTTAGACAAGACAATGAGAAATTTGTTACGTTTCAAAAATCCATGTAGCTTAGACATGACATTTGGAGGTAAGACAGTAGTATTTGGTGGCGACTTTCGACAAATTCTGCTAGTGATTCCAAAGGGGGCAAGACAAGATATAGTTGGAGCATCAATCAATTCATCATATCTTtggaaaaattgtaaaatttttaggcTAACTAAGAATCTTCGATTGCAACACTCACAAGATGCTACTGGATACCGTGAACTTGAAGACTTCGTAACATGGATAGCTGTGGTTGGTGACGGTGATATTGGTAAAGCCACTGATGTTGATTTTGAAATCTCTATCCCTCAAAAGCATTTATTGGATAGTGGGGATGATCCGATAACAACTATTGTTGAAAACACTTTTCCTATGTTTAGAACTACACCTAATGAGGAAAATTTTCTGGAGAACCGTGCTATACTTGCCCCAACATTGGATGTGGTTGACAACATCAATGAGTACATGAATAATTTGAATGAAGCAGAGGGGAGAACTTATTTGAGTTGCAATTCCGTATGCAAATCGGATGCAAATATTGATATGCTATCTGACTTACATACACCGGAATTCCTGAATGGCATCAAATGTTCTGGTGTTCCAAATCATTCACTTACGCTGAAAGTTGGTTCCCCAGTAATGCTACTAAGGAACATTGACCACTCTCTAGGGCTTTGCAACGGCACTCGATTGATAATTACAAGATTGACGAGAGTGTTATTGAAGCTAAAATCATGTGTGGGCCTGATGTAG